A window from Chryseobacterium vaccae encodes these proteins:
- a CDS encoding DEAD/DEAH box helicase has product MTAFDILSEPIRKYIRDQKWESLRPIQEAAIQKIISTDRNYILISRTASGKTEAAFLPILSKVNFKEPGVKVLYISPLIALINDQFMRVEKLCEYLDVPVTKWHGEASKGAKDRLIKDPGGIVLITPESIEAMFVNKPYNVQHLFSSLEYVVIDEIHSFLGSDRGIHLQSLLQRLQRINKSTFKIVGLSATVNGDNQYIELKEFLGNPENTTVIKDTNPKPINAVFKYFQGTVEELPIELLKDLYIRTRDRKVLVFPNARGRVEEVAVKLKKISEKVGGHPNYFAHHSSVDKEVREYVEFFAKKSKTENFCISCTSTLELGIDIGNVDEVAQIDATHSIASLIQRVGRSGRREGRSSNLLLYATEKWSHLQSLACWLLFTEQYIEPVNVHQRPYDVLVHQILSMVKGSSGITLTKLLEELAVNSAFKNIKSEEITEIINHLTLIDFLEKLGREYIIGVEGEKVVNARDFYTLFHTPVYFKVSSQGIKIGELPLSPQIRVDENIYLSARIWKIKDIDFESKKIEVIPTKDGKKPMFLGDSADTATRIRQKMLEILISEDHYDFMDDAGKEIIRQMREEFKVFDIADPKTERPLLSGPEKENFEFYSFAGSKINRTLSFILDKMGIGNTLDDRETLFEIELQKKPEFMSLLKDPVLCNTDFEPFLTELLETLPEILSFSKWGTYLPLQYQAAIVKERYFDFDGCFKFVEKLNFIENKLLHS; this is encoded by the coding sequence ATGACGGCTTTCGACATACTCTCTGAGCCGATCAGAAAATACATCAGGGATCAGAAATGGGAGAGTTTAAGACCTATCCAGGAGGCTGCGATTCAAAAAATTATCTCAACGGACCGTAATTATATTCTTATTTCCAGAACGGCTTCAGGTAAAACCGAAGCCGCTTTTCTGCCTATTCTGTCAAAAGTAAATTTTAAGGAACCAGGCGTGAAAGTGCTCTATATCTCACCGTTGATTGCATTGATCAATGACCAGTTTATGAGGGTAGAAAAGCTGTGTGAATATCTGGATGTACCGGTAACCAAATGGCATGGCGAAGCTTCAAAAGGAGCCAAAGACCGACTGATTAAAGATCCTGGCGGAATTGTACTGATTACTCCCGAATCCATTGAGGCTATGTTTGTCAACAAACCCTATAACGTCCAGCATTTATTTTCCTCGCTGGAATATGTGGTTATTGATGAAATTCATTCTTTTCTGGGTTCTGACCGGGGAATTCATCTTCAGTCATTGCTGCAGCGTTTGCAGAGGATTAATAAAAGTACGTTTAAGATTGTAGGTCTTTCTGCAACAGTTAACGGCGATAATCAATATATTGAGCTGAAAGAGTTTTTGGGTAACCCAGAGAACACAACAGTTATTAAGGATACCAATCCTAAGCCTATCAATGCTGTTTTCAAATATTTTCAGGGAACGGTTGAAGAACTGCCGATTGAACTGCTGAAAGATCTTTATATAAGAACCCGCGACCGTAAAGTACTGGTTTTTCCCAATGCCAGAGGGAGAGTGGAGGAAGTGGCTGTAAAGCTGAAAAAGATCTCAGAAAAAGTAGGTGGCCATCCCAATTATTTTGCCCACCATTCATCTGTAGACAAAGAAGTTCGGGAATATGTTGAGTTCTTTGCCAAGAAAAGCAAAACGGAAAACTTCTGCATCTCCTGTACTTCTACCCTGGAACTGGGAATAGATATCGGAAATGTAGACGAAGTAGCCCAGATTGATGCCACCCACAGCATTGCTTCTCTCATCCAGAGAGTAGGCAGAAGCGGGAGAAGAGAAGGAAGATCCAGCAATCTGCTTTTATATGCTACGGAAAAATGGAGTCATCTTCAGTCCTTAGCCTGCTGGCTTCTCTTTACAGAACAGTATATAGAACCGGTCAATGTTCATCAGAGACCTTATGATGTGCTTGTTCACCAGATTCTTTCTATGGTTAAAGGAAGTTCAGGAATTACCCTTACCAAATTACTGGAAGAGCTTGCTGTCAACTCAGCCTTTAAAAATATTAAATCAGAAGAAATTACGGAAATTATTAATCATCTTACCCTTATTGATTTCCTTGAAAAACTTGGAAGAGAATATATTATCGGAGTGGAAGGAGAGAAGGTGGTGAATGCAAGAGATTTTTATACGCTATTTCACACTCCGGTTTACTTCAAGGTTTCCAGTCAGGGAATAAAGATCGGGGAGCTGCCGCTTTCTCCACAAATCCGGGTTGATGAGAATATTTATCTTTCCGCCAGGATCTGGAAAATAAAAGATATTGATTTTGAATCTAAAAAAATAGAAGTAATCCCAACAAAAGATGGCAAAAAACCGATGTTTTTAGGAGATTCTGCGGATACGGCTACCAGAATCAGGCAAAAAATGCTTGAGATCCTTATTTCTGAAGATCACTATGATTTTATGGATGATGCGGGAAAAGAAATTATCAGGCAGATGCGTGAAGAGTTTAAAGTTTTCGATATTGCCGATCCAAAAACAGAAAGGCCTCTTTTATCCGGTCCGGAGAAGGAAAATTTTGAATTCTATTCATTTGCCGGGTCAAAAATTAATAGGACACTGAGTTTTATTCTTGATAAAATGGGTATTGGGAACACTCTTGATGACAGAGAGACCTTGTTTGAAATTGAACTTCAGAAAAAACCAGAGTTTATGTCGTTGCTGAAGGATCCTGTTTTATGTAATACCGATTTTGAACCGTTTCTGACTGAGCTGCTGGAAACCCTGCCCGAAATCCTGAGTTTTTCCAAATGGGGAACTTATCTCCCCTTACAGTATCAGGCAGCCATAGTAAAGGAACGCTATTTTGATTTTGACGGATGTTTTAAGTTTGTTGAAAAACTGAATTTCATCGAAAACAAACTATTACATTCTTAA
- a CDS encoding Crp/Fnr family transcriptional regulator produces the protein MITEDLLLSYGATVKYYKTGDIIFREGDSPLYYYQIRSGQVKLNNYTEDGKEFLQNIFSDGHSIGESLLFVERPYPMNAVAMEESHILKLPKSSFLDIIRENPEISLNIYQCLAERMYYKYVMLYNLSFQNPILKLKQLMDYLKSYYEDKSSYSFRIPLTRQQLASLTGLRVETVIRAIKNMEKDKIVKIERGKIFY, from the coding sequence ATGATCACTGAAGATTTATTACTTTCATACGGAGCTACTGTCAAATATTATAAAACTGGAGATATTATTTTTCGGGAAGGAGACTCTCCGTTGTATTATTATCAGATCAGAAGCGGCCAGGTAAAACTGAATAATTATACGGAAGACGGGAAAGAATTTCTCCAGAATATATTTTCTGACGGGCACAGCATTGGTGAGTCCCTGCTGTTTGTGGAGAGACCCTATCCAATGAATGCTGTAGCAATGGAGGAATCTCATATTCTAAAATTGCCAAAATCCAGTTTTCTGGATATCATCCGGGAAAATCCTGAAATTTCACTGAATATTTATCAATGCCTAGCTGAAAGGATGTACTACAAGTATGTCATGCTGTATAACCTTTCATTTCAGAATCCCATTCTTAAGCTGAAACAGTTGATGGATTATCTCAAAAGCTATTATGAAGATAAAAGCTCTTATTCATTCCGGATTCCTCTTACCCGCCAGCAGCTTGCTTCACTCACAGGGCTCCGTGTAGAAACGGTAATAAGGGCCATAAAAAATATGGAAAAAGACAAAATAGTAAAAATTGAAAGAGGAAAAATATTTTACTAA
- a CDS encoding helix-turn-helix transcriptional regulator has protein sequence MKNKKPEPNLENLSQKILVQDEIIALAKENSPRLLNKFRLVYPDFFGKIGAIQPNLKNSEQIFCIYLKLNFTTKEIATYTFVTPKAIQNRKNRLRKKLNILSEVDIYKWFNDL, from the coding sequence ATGAAAAACAAAAAACCTGAACCCAATTTAGAAAATTTGAGTCAAAAAATTTTAGTACAGGATGAAATTATAGCACTGGCCAAGGAAAACTCTCCCCGGCTGCTGAATAAATTCAGATTGGTATATCCGGATTTCTTTGGTAAAATTGGAGCCATACAGCCCAATCTCAAAAATTCTGAACAGATTTTCTGCATCTATCTAAAGCTCAACTTTACCACTAAAGAAATTGCAACGTATACTTTTGTGACACCAAAGGCCATCCAGAACAGGAAAAATAGGCTCAGAAAAAAGCTTAACATTCTGTCTGAGGTTGATATCTACAAATGGTTTAATGACCTTTAA
- a CDS encoding MBL fold metallo-hydrolase produces MRIIPLKEGNFSASRTKDFTLLTSENFDTVKGIRMSVQPFLIITEHDHILLDTGIGWKTPEGKIVISEILEKENVKPEQITKLLLSHLHKDHIDGSIRLTKNGFEPVFPNAEIFIQKRELNYAMENKGNPSFDFEILEKLISLPNIIWMNEDKGQITDEISFEVVGGHTPFMQVFWIRENHETVFYGADDLPQESYLKYHLAYKTDFDGRKAMKLRLKWQKEAIENRWKILLYHDLDKAVIQM; encoded by the coding sequence ATGAGAATTATTCCGCTTAAAGAAGGCAATTTTTCAGCCAGCAGAACGAAAGATTTTACCCTTTTAACCTCTGAAAATTTTGATACCGTTAAAGGGATCAGAATGTCAGTACAGCCTTTTCTGATCATTACAGAACATGATCATATCCTTCTTGATACCGGTATCGGATGGAAAACACCTGAAGGAAAAATTGTAATCTCCGAAATCCTGGAAAAAGAAAATGTAAAACCTGAACAGATCACCAAACTGCTACTATCCCATCTTCACAAAGATCATATTGATGGCAGTATACGTCTAACAAAGAACGGTTTTGAGCCGGTATTTCCCAATGCGGAAATATTTATCCAGAAGCGGGAACTGAACTATGCCATGGAAAACAAGGGTAACCCTTCTTTCGATTTTGAAATACTGGAAAAACTGATTTCACTACCCAACATCATCTGGATGAATGAAGATAAAGGTCAGATCACGGATGAAATTTCTTTTGAGGTTGTGGGAGGACATACGCCTTTTATGCAGGTATTCTGGATCAGGGAAAATCATGAAACTGTATTTTACGGAGCCGATGATCTTCCGCAGGAATCTTATCTGAAATACCACCTTGCGTACAAAACTGATTTTGATGGCAGAAAAGCGATGAAATTAAGGCTGAAATGGCAGAAAGAAGCCATTGAAAACCGATGGAAAATACTACTTTATCATGATCTGGATAAAGCAGTAATCCAAATGTAA
- a CDS encoding MFS transporter: MMQVNSSNGISRTVIWLMAVISGLVVANNYYNQPLLALISDDLKVSESAASRISVLTQIGYALGLLLIVPLGDKFYRKKLILFDLFLVFGSLLWMTFANELWMLYAASLLIGATSVIPQLFVPIAAELSSDQEKSSNIGTVMSGLLLGILLSRFIGGIVGEVWGWRAMFGIAAGLMILVWIAVYKMLPELHPNFKGTYKELMGSVVHLAKTQPILQLASFRGAMAFGSMCALFTTLVFHMEKPPFNAGSSVVGSFGLAGAVGALAAAKVGKIQKYLDINRIILYSLLIVLGSWGFTYFAGETYWGLIVGVILVDLGVQSSHIMNQTNYFLIKSNAVNRLNTVYMVSYFIGGSLGTWLASVAWQYAEWSGVCFVGASFGLLAIIAHVLFCNRVGVSES; encoded by the coding sequence ATGATGCAGGTAAATTCATCAAACGGTATTTCCCGTACTGTGATCTGGCTGATGGCGGTTATTTCAGGGCTTGTAGTAGCCAATAATTATTATAACCAGCCGCTTCTGGCTCTTATTTCAGATGATCTTAAGGTTTCAGAAAGTGCCGCAAGCAGGATTTCTGTTCTTACCCAGATTGGGTATGCCCTGGGATTGCTGCTGATTGTACCGCTGGGAGATAAATTTTACCGTAAAAAACTAATTTTATTTGACCTGTTTCTGGTATTCGGATCTTTGCTATGGATGACTTTTGCCAATGAATTGTGGATGCTGTATGCGGCTAGCCTTCTGATAGGAGCTACTTCCGTGATTCCGCAGTTGTTTGTTCCTATTGCCGCTGAACTTTCATCAGACCAGGAAAAATCTTCCAATATCGGAACGGTAATGTCCGGATTGCTTCTGGGAATACTTCTTTCCCGTTTCATTGGCGGGATTGTAGGAGAGGTCTGGGGCTGGAGAGCCATGTTCGGGATTGCTGCAGGACTTATGATTCTGGTCTGGATTGCTGTTTACAAAATGCTTCCGGAACTGCATCCTAACTTCAAAGGAACCTATAAAGAGCTCATGGGCTCTGTTGTCCATCTTGCCAAAACGCAACCGATTCTGCAGCTGGCCTCATTCAGAGGAGCAATGGCATTCGGATCTATGTGTGCTTTGTTTACCACACTGGTTTTCCATATGGAAAAACCGCCATTCAATGCCGGTTCTTCAGTCGTGGGAAGTTTCGGACTTGCCGGTGCTGTAGGAGCTTTGGCAGCAGCTAAAGTAGGTAAGATTCAGAAATATTTGGATATTAACCGGATTATTCTGTACTCACTTCTTATTGTTTTGGGAAGCTGGGGCTTCACTTATTTTGCAGGAGAAACCTATTGGGGGCTGATTGTTGGCGTTATCCTTGTCGATTTGGGTGTACAATCAAGTCACATTATGAACCAGACCAACTATTTCCTGATAAAATCCAATGCCGTGAACAGATTAAATACTGTTTATATGGTTTCCTATTTCATCGGCGGATCATTGGGAACATGGCTGGCGTCTGTTGCATGGCAGTATGCAGAATGGAGCGGTGTATGTTTTGTAGGAGCTTCTTTTGGCTTGCTGGCCATCATTGCTCATGTTCTTTTCTGTAACAGGGTGGGAGTTTCAGAAAGTTAA
- a CDS encoding DsbA family oxidoreductase, producing the protein MKIEIWSDVMCPFCYIGKHNFEQALEKLPFKDEVEIEWKSFQLDPSLDPASTQNTIEYFKEKKGFPEAQASQMISHVAEAGKGAGINFDFEKALITNTFKAHRLLHLSKKHGVSSEMEEALFKAHFIDGKNVGDVDTLIALAEDLGINHLEARSALTSDEFDYEVNQDIMEARNNGISSVPFFVLNGKYAVSGAQPPQVFEDALQQTYKETVTPFKDLSQGGASCDADGCSI; encoded by the coding sequence ATGAAAATAGAAATATGGTCGGATGTAATGTGTCCGTTTTGTTATATCGGTAAGCACAACTTTGAGCAGGCATTGGAAAAACTGCCGTTTAAAGATGAAGTAGAAATAGAGTGGAAGAGTTTTCAGCTTGATCCCTCCCTTGATCCTGCGTCTACCCAAAATACGATTGAATATTTTAAGGAGAAAAAAGGATTTCCTGAAGCACAGGCTTCACAAATGATCAGCCACGTTGCAGAAGCAGGAAAAGGAGCGGGAATTAATTTTGATTTTGAAAAAGCTCTGATCACCAATACTTTTAAGGCACACCGACTCCTTCATCTGTCCAAAAAACATGGGGTTTCTTCTGAAATGGAAGAAGCGTTGTTCAAAGCTCACTTTATAGATGGTAAGAATGTTGGAGATGTAGATACTTTAATTGCTCTGGCTGAAGATTTAGGCATTAATCATCTGGAAGCAAGATCAGCTTTAACTTCCGATGAATTTGATTATGAAGTGAATCAGGATATTATGGAAGCGAGAAATAATGGTATTTCCAGTGTTCCTTTCTTTGTCCTGAACGGGAAATATGCCGTATCCGGGGCACAGCCGCCTCAGGTTTTTGAAGATGCTCTTCAGCAGACTTATAAAGAAACGGTAACTCCTTTTAAAGATCTTTCACAAGGAGGTGCTTCATGTGATGCGGATGGCTGCAGTATTTAA
- a CDS encoding 5'-methylthioadenosine/S-adenosylhomocysteine nucleosidase family protein, translated as MIKINDKLHFPISETLFVFALDSEAGKAFDGKNKLITGIGKVNAAIELTREVHLRKPKLIVNLGSAGSQSFGKGEVVCCTKFIQRDMDVRGLGFSLYETPLSGIPPVLEYGMQMNGLKEGICGSGDSFEMNHFETDYNIVDMEAYPLALIAKKENIPFLCLKYISDDAGSDAADDWSVQVHLAAEAFKKILF; from the coding sequence ATGATAAAAATTAACGACAAACTTCATTTTCCGATATCAGAAACACTTTTTGTATTTGCTCTGGATTCAGAAGCAGGAAAGGCCTTCGATGGGAAGAATAAATTAATAACAGGGATAGGAAAGGTAAATGCTGCTATAGAGCTTACACGTGAGGTTCATTTACGAAAGCCTAAACTAATCGTTAACCTTGGTTCGGCAGGAAGCCAAAGCTTTGGGAAAGGAGAAGTGGTCTGCTGCACGAAATTTATCCAGCGCGATATGGATGTAAGAGGACTTGGCTTCAGTTTGTATGAAACCCCTCTGTCCGGAATTCCGCCGGTACTGGAATATGGAATGCAGATGAACGGTTTGAAAGAAGGTATCTGCGGCAGCGGTGATAGTTTTGAAATGAATCATTTTGAAACAGACTACAATATCGTAGACATGGAAGCTTATCCATTAGCCCTTATCGCTAAAAAAGAAAATATTCCGTTTTTGTGTCTGAAGTATATTTCGGATGATGCAGGAAGTGATGCGGCAGACGATTGGAGCGTACAGGTACATCTGGCAGCGGAAGCGTTTAAGAAAATATTATTTTAA
- a CDS encoding GNAT family N-acetyltransferase has translation MIPIIINKATAEDLEVVQNLGRQTFSETFSDSNSEEMMKQYLEESFSTEKMISELNNPDSYFFIVCEDDDPVGYLKLNSGPAQTELQDDASLEIERIYVKKSHHGKKIGQLLYEKALEMAENLQKEYLWLGVWEENHRALDFYRKNGFETFGTHTFRLGDDEQTDLMMKKVLNP, from the coding sequence ATGATCCCAATTATAATCAATAAGGCAACCGCAGAAGATCTTGAAGTAGTACAAAATCTTGGCAGACAGACTTTTTCTGAAACTTTTTCAGACAGCAATTCTGAAGAAATGATGAAACAATATCTGGAAGAAAGCTTTAGCACAGAAAAGATGATATCCGAACTGAATAATCCGGATTCCTATTTCTTCATTGTTTGTGAAGATGATGATCCTGTAGGCTATCTTAAACTGAATTCAGGACCGGCACAAACAGAGCTTCAGGATGATGCTTCTCTGGAAATAGAACGGATTTATGTCAAAAAAAGCCACCATGGTAAAAAAATAGGACAATTACTGTATGAGAAAGCTCTCGAAATGGCGGAAAATCTTCAGAAAGAATATTTGTGGCTAGGCGTTTGGGAGGAGAACCATAGAGCTCTTGATTTTTACAGAAAAAATGGCTTTGAAACATTCGGAACCCATACTTTCAGGCTGGGAGATGATGAACAGACTGATCTGATGATGAAAAAAGTTCTGAATCCGTAA
- a CDS encoding Crp/Fnr family transcriptional regulator: MKEFIEQIKQYYPLSDKTIAALINICTEERYSKNELLQEAGAAARYYYFIKSGLVGYYTIDEQGDSVYKIFFEEHSFAASTAAIVENRASDFTIIALEDSTVIRYPVREYRELLLKYHDLALFQIHYLEKNWVVKKEPLEISLKHETAKERYLKLLENKSLYSRLKQHHIASYLGITPTQLSRIKKEIR; encoded by the coding sequence TTGAAAGAGTTTATAGAACAGATTAAGCAGTATTATCCGCTGTCTGACAAAACAATTGCAGCGCTGATCAATATTTGTACTGAAGAAAGATACTCTAAAAATGAGCTTTTGCAGGAGGCAGGAGCAGCAGCCAGGTATTATTATTTTATAAAATCGGGGCTGGTGGGGTATTATACAATAGATGAACAGGGTGATTCCGTCTATAAGATTTTTTTTGAAGAGCATAGTTTTGCTGCCTCTACAGCGGCTATTGTGGAAAACCGGGCGAGTGATTTTACGATTATTGCCCTGGAAGACAGTACCGTGATCCGATATCCTGTCCGTGAATATAGAGAACTGCTTTTAAAGTACCATGATCTGGCCCTGTTTCAAATTCATTACCTGGAAAAAAACTGGGTGGTGAAAAAAGAACCGTTGGAAATATCTTTAAAACATGAAACCGCTAAAGAACGTTATCTGAAACTTCTGGAGAACAAATCACTATACAGCCGTCTGAAACAGCATCATATTGCTTCTTATCTGGGAATTACACCCACTCAGCTCAGCCGTATAAAAAAAGAAATAAGATAA
- a CDS encoding alpha/beta hydrolase, which yields MSLIILTAVCIPMSAQKIIHQEIFSSKMNKKIKAVIITPDAQQGTTYPSVYILHGYSGNPDRILKQDIPDLAKKAQEYKTIYVLPDGNFNSWYVDSPIVKDSQYQTFIGKELVEFIDKNYPVKAEKKFRGILGWSMGGYGAVTIGTVYNKTFGIVGSSCGALDLAAFGPGYTKYNVDKVLGPVASLNKNFLTDSKTKLMVSAGQQYIFDCGTEDIQMIEMNRNFHKKLTDLKIQHLYTESLGGHDDQYWSRSLSEQLVLFDNFFKH from the coding sequence ATGAGTCTTATAATCCTGACAGCAGTATGCATTCCTATGTCTGCTCAGAAGATCATTCATCAGGAGATCTTCAGTTCAAAAATGAACAAAAAAATAAAAGCGGTGATCATTACTCCTGACGCACAGCAGGGAACAACCTACCCATCAGTCTATATTCTTCACGGATACAGCGGAAATCCGGACCGAATTCTGAAACAGGATATTCCAGATCTGGCTAAGAAAGCGCAGGAATATAAAACTATTTATGTTCTGCCGGACGGAAATTTTAATTCCTGGTATGTCGACAGCCCGATTGTTAAAGATTCTCAGTATCAGACTTTCATTGGAAAAGAGCTGGTAGAGTTTATTGATAAAAATTATCCGGTAAAGGCTGAAAAAAAATTCCGAGGCATTCTGGGCTGGAGTATGGGCGGCTATGGAGCAGTTACTATCGGAACCGTTTATAATAAAACTTTCGGTATTGTGGGAAGTTCCTGCGGAGCACTGGATCTGGCTGCATTTGGACCTGGATATACTAAATATAACGTAGATAAAGTGCTGGGACCTGTGGCTTCGTTAAACAAAAACTTCCTGACTGACAGTAAAACCAAACTCATGGTTTCTGCCGGACAGCAATACATTTTTGACTGTGGTACAGAAGATATTCAGATGATTGAAATGAACAGGAATTTTCATAAAAAACTTACAGACCTCAAAATTCAGCACCTCTACACTGAATCTTTAGGCGGTCATGATGATCAATACTGGAGCCGGTCACTATCTGAACAGCTGGTTTTGTTTGATAACTTTTTTAAACATTAA
- a CDS encoding serine hydrolase domain-containing protein translates to MTKSIMASTVRKAVCVNLVLFSIGSFAQDKTKVLDSIFTSLYNKKKFNGNVLIAEKGKPVFEKSYGIADEATQRKLDPKTTFELASVSKQFTAMGIVLLHKQGKLNYDDKISKYIPELSFYDKITVRNLLNHTSGLPDYMELFEKNWDKSKFAVNDDIVKEFAKYKPALEFEPSQKYEYSNTGYALLGSIIERVSKQSFGDFLKANIFKPLGMDHTLVYRSRYKPQTIANYALGYEEDNSGKKVLLDSYGKEFYTYYLDGVVGDGMVNSTVEDLLKWDRALYTNKLVNDDDKKLIFNDVTTGDGKQSGYGFGWKVKNSPKYGKIANHSGGWSGYVTYIERHMDNDKTFILLQNNMTRKTVVPIDEIRKVLYNEKLDVEKPLKAVTPTDTQLNSYTGVYSAPNFPMKLKVFVQDHVLYIQAIAEGQEPVKLTAYENHIFTNEEDEIKMTFNPELKTIDFNQGKSLKLKFTKDKE, encoded by the coding sequence ATGACAAAATCAATCATGGCATCAACTGTAAGAAAAGCAGTATGCGTTAATCTTGTGCTATTTTCCATCGGATCATTTGCGCAGGACAAAACTAAGGTTCTGGACAGTATTTTTACTTCCCTGTACAACAAGAAAAAATTCAACGGCAATGTACTGATCGCTGAAAAGGGCAAACCTGTCTTCGAAAAAAGCTACGGAATAGCGGATGAAGCAACACAGCGCAAACTGGATCCTAAAACGACGTTTGAACTGGCTTCTGTCTCTAAACAGTTTACCGCAATGGGAATTGTTCTGTTACACAAACAAGGAAAACTCAACTATGATGATAAGATCTCAAAATATATCCCTGAACTGTCTTTCTATGATAAAATAACGGTAAGAAATCTCCTGAACCACACGAGCGGACTTCCTGATTATATGGAATTATTCGAAAAAAACTGGGACAAAAGTAAATTTGCGGTCAATGACGACATCGTCAAAGAATTTGCAAAATACAAACCGGCTCTTGAATTTGAACCCAGTCAGAAATATGAATACAGCAATACAGGTTATGCATTGTTGGGGAGTATTATTGAACGGGTTTCCAAACAATCTTTTGGAGATTTTCTGAAAGCCAATATCTTTAAACCTCTGGGCATGGATCATACCCTTGTATACAGAAGCCGTTACAAACCGCAGACCATCGCCAATTATGCCTTAGGCTATGAAGAAGATAATTCCGGAAAAAAGGTTCTTCTGGACAGCTATGGAAAGGAGTTTTATACCTATTATCTGGATGGAGTTGTAGGTGACGGAATGGTGAACTCTACCGTTGAAGACCTTTTGAAATGGGACAGAGCTTTATACACGAACAAGCTTGTAAATGACGATGATAAAAAGTTAATATTTAACGATGTTACAACGGGTGACGGAAAACAAAGCGGCTATGGTTTCGGATGGAAAGTGAAAAACAGCCCAAAATATGGAAAAATAGCCAATCATTCAGGTGGCTGGTCAGGATACGTTACTTATATAGAACGGCATATGGATAACGATAAAACGTTCATTCTGCTTCAGAATAATATGACCCGGAAAACAGTTGTTCCGATAGACGAAATCCGCAAAGTTTTGTATAACGAAAAGCTGGACGTTGAAAAGCCATTAAAAGCAGTTACACCAACCGATACACAGTTGAATTCTTATACAGGAGTTTATAGTGCTCCTAATTTTCCAATGAAACTAAAGGTATTTGTGCAGGATCATGTTCTTTATATACAGGCAATAGCAGAAGGACAAGAACCCGTAAAACTGACTGCCTATGAAAATCATATCTTTACCAATGAAGAGGACGAGATCAAAATGACTTTTAATCCAGAGCTGAAAACCATTGATTTCAATCAGGGAAAATCTTTGAAATTAAAATTCACGAAAGACAAAGAATAA